AAAGTAGGATACGTTCGTTATCTATTTAAAGGAGGTCATAACATAAACATGTCAATTTCATGCATTCAAGTTCCGATGAATAAGACAGAAAAATCTTCTAAAAGAATAGTTGGTTTTAGTGGTCCAAGTCTTTTGTTTGGACAACAGTTTCTTATTTTAAGCAACATATCATTTTAAGCAACAAGGAAGGTGACAACTGTATGTAAGAAACCTATTTAAATGAAATCTATACCTAACCCCATTAGATTTCTAGTCTGTCATACGGCATGCAttcaaaacaaagtaaaatcTATTTACCCATGAAATAAATGCAcaccaaccaaaccaaagaaaagaaaggaaatgagTACCTTAGAACATGAGTGACTGAAGTAAGTTCTCTTAGTTGTAAGCAACTAACGAAAGGATTGTTTTGGGGGATTGGGAAATGAACTGTTGATCAAAACTCCATCATCCTTCTGTTGTCCCCATTCATGCCAGTCCAAGAAGGtaacaattaaaaaaagctAACATTATAATTCAATTGCTTTTTAGAATTTCAATATATTTAGGTCGGCCTGAACAAGAAATTGAATTACAACGTCAGCTTTTTTAatcaaaaggaaacaaatttatAGAAACATTAGGTATTTAGGTCTGAAGTAGGTGTCTGCAGGACATGGTTTTTAATATCGTTGTTACGTATCATATCAGCTGATATGTAACAGGACTTCAGACTTCCGCTACCGATATTTGCTTATGTATCGACATCGGCCGATAAATGGCCGTTACGTTTCCTGATAATGCGGTTTGAAGCCCTACTGCAGGACCACTTTTTTGTGATTTGCCAATTGCCAGAGAAACAAGGGCTACAATAAGCCTCAGGAGTACCCCTACACCAAACGTAATTTGACCAACAATCAAACACTGTGCAGAAGATGTCTAGCATCCTTGCTACATCTTTAGTTGCAGTGTGTTTATGTACCATGAATAATGCAAGGCCTGACATCCATTACTCAAAAATAAAGATAGTAAACAGAGCACAGCTGTGGGGTTCCATGCTCCAATAAATCAGCTTATGCAAAGCTGTGGACAGGGAGAGCATTGGATCCTATTTCATGCAAATAATGCTGTAACCATGGAAGGTAAAACCAAGGACAGACAACATTTTCCTGCAAAAACATAGGTTGCATTTGAATGTATAAATTTGCAACGCTGGGATTCAATGTTAAGATAAAcgaaattggaaaataaaaatagaaggaCCAGCTACTAGTGATACATTGGAAGACCCAAGTCAGAGGATTGACTAGAGGTTGAACACAGATTTTCATAAGGAAACTTCTGTGACTATATATGAGAGGACCAGCTACCAGTGTTATATTGAAAAACCCAAGTCAGCGGATTGACTAGTGGTTGAAGACAGATTTTCATGTGGAAGGAGGATTTCAAATGACTTACTTTTTTTCTGCAATGACTTGAAATCCATTTATATAAAGCTGTTCATTACATACATATTTATAGCTTTACATGGCTGGAACATGGGTCTAAATTACACTGTAGATacttaatttatttatcttCTAGCATGTTTCTTTTCATCTACATCAAGTGTAAACATTTTCAATTGCACAGCATCTAAGTCTAATGCTTATGAATCCGCAAAACCACATACCACCGTGGGTTTATCATGTAAGATCAGAATGAGGGAAATTGTGCAGTAGATGTTTCAAGGTTTTCTAGCAAGTGAAAAGAGCAACATCACTAAATTGCTCTTCAAGATTTCAACTACCTTTGTGATGAATTACATTttgataaggaaaaaaaatagctcCTCAATAATAATAGACTAGGACAATCCATTGTAGGGTGGAAATAAATCAACATGTATCATCGAGAAACAATACATTTTGCAGTttaaatatggttaaaaaaagtATGCGGTTATGTTGAACAGGTGGTAAGGTTAAAGGAAAAACTACCATAGAGATAGCGAACAAACTAAAAACATGAATAATCACAGTACTTAAGTTTCCCCAACCAATGAAGCCTgataaaatagagagaaaaaattaaacCAGTAGCCAAATAACATATGAGATAAAAAATGAGAGTTGAGGTAAAGAATTCAGAAGGTTCCAAACAGGCCCCAAGTTAAATGGAAAATAATTGACCTCGAGTTTCCAATTCCAAACTGAAAAAAACCAAATACGGGCTAAAGTTCTGGAACTGAACTTACACAAGAAatcatttgaaaaaaagaagggaaaaccAAAGAGTTCATCTTTTCCATCATATCCTCTAATTAACCAAGAATAACAAAATCAACATAACAATCGTGTGCCGATGCATACATCATACGAGTATTTCCTTAttttcgtaaagcaaaaaaaaaaatattgcggTCATCCTCTTGTTTTATCCTTAGACTTCCAAGGATTAAAACTGCTAGGGCTCTTTTCTCGCTTCTTCAAGTACCACAATAGTCTTGATCTATGTTTTTCTTATCTAACATTCTATCTTAGCTAATTAGCATGTTTATCAACAAAAAGGAAAGTTCAAGATGTTTATGGACAAATGTAAAATTGCCGCTCCTTTCTATCAGGCATTTGCTACTGTGTCCAATCTAGTTTCAAGACATGCATTTCAATCCAAAGTCTAAAAGCAATCTCGAATTCGATGGTGTAAACCGTGTAATCAATCATATGTGCATCGTTAAACTCTTGCATCATAATCTGGTTTCTTAACCAGATTAGGAAAGGTAGTATAGTGCCACCTAGATATTGTGGTGGGAATGGTTAGAAAAAGTATGTGATTCTAGGGTTATGAAGGCAAGAATGAACGGTCTAGGATTTCTAGACTTTAACTTTTTTATCATCCTCTAGACTAACTTGTAAAAGACAATATTGAACTCATCGACAGTCATGTAGAATTCGACCATCACTACGACAAACAAATAATGTAACAAAGAAGTAGCATACGGTTTTCATTTcaccaaaatgaacaaataccGTTTAAGTTCCCGAAAAGAAAATGAGCACAAATTATATAGAGAGTATGTTAATATTGCCCATACACATGTTATAAACTCACAGAACTCCTGCTCGAGTTACGGTACTGCCCTAGATTCATAGACATAACATTTAAGGCCAGTTTATTTGACCGGATATGAGAGTGGAATCGGACTATTTACCCAAGAGGGCTAAACATCCAGTGTTTGGTTACAATTCTTACAGTTCAACCCCAACATGTCGCATTCACAATCCAACAAAGTGTGGGATAGACAATACCATGGGCGTGTAGTATTACTCATAATCACATCACTGTCAGTCTGATAGCATTACATATCACATGAGGTTATATCTATCCACTGCAAGTACCATCAAATAAAcgggccctttttttttttttttttggatccgaaATAAACGGGCCCTTAGGGCAATTTAGTTACATTTAGCACTCGTTGTAGCATTTCAAGCTCGCATAGCAGGTGTCAAAAGTCTTTAATCTATGACTCTTGGCTGTTCAAGCCCAAGTCCCtaaaaaaacaggaaaacagCAGAGGGGATGCATATAAATCGAAAACAAACTTAAAAAGTAAAGGGTGACTTCTTGTGCAGGCCTAGGCTTAGCTATTTGGATTTGTCACCTTGCGCAGGCCTGGGCTCAGCTATTGGATCAAGTCCCAACTACCTAGGCACCAACTGCTGCAGGAAGGAAATTATACCCATTCTGCTCCCAAAGCCCATCACTATCTGTAATTAATCAATAAACCTAATCATTTTTACCACAGATGTAGAATTTGTTGTCCTTTAAATGTTTTCAAATCaagatacgtatcgtgtatcgttTTTTCACTTGTATAGTTCGTATTgagatacgtatcgtgtatcttGAGATACGTTTGCTGGAAGAGTAGGAGTTTCTATTGTGTTGGACAATATTTTTAGGAGAGAGAGGATACTAAAGACAAGTGGGGAAGGAGAATATTTGTATTGCgcttgaactcaaactttttttggcTCGGTACAAAATGGTTAGAACCCATCCCTATTTGTACTACTCCATGGAAGACTCtaatacaaaaatattttcatacaagataaatttGAGGTAATTTTAGAATTACACATGagactaattctcacaaaaaaactctagatatttcacaaggatGTTCTAGAGCTTCTagagctagatattttagagtttctaaaaactagatatttatatcttttttgaTAATATCTATCATATTTGGGTGTCAATTGGAGCTTTGTCAAAACGctaaatttattttatgtttcAACAACGtcaatcataattaaaatataattaagaagTAGATACACCaaataacaccaacaaactatgcttacattcaaaaacaatttaagatgcaaaatttcaagtcaCTCAAGTGGGCCTATTACATTAAAGCTTTATGTTCGCtttgttaggaaaagaaaagaacaacaaaatacaGTCAaagtatggttctttcttttatacaagactacattgaggttgaatttctatcaaaGGGTTTAAAAGatgccataattagatcaaacggcttagattaatgcatttggggTTCCGCTTCTTGAAATAAGGTCCGACTTTTTTTGAATAGTAATCGTAGGATACACACAGAATTAGGATACGCGTATAAATCGTAGGATACGCGGTCATATCGTaggatttttatacaaaaaggaTACATGATGGGATACATATCGTTCCCCCCGAAGGAGATGATACAAATCGTAAGATATGTATCGTGTATCGtaagtttttaacaactatgccTGTAACCAACGGTTTTAGTCAATATATACAATGCATTACGTCAAGAACACATAAACTAGTTCAGTCAATGCTTAACAATACACCAGAGGATATCAAACATAGCATCAAGTATCCAAAGTCACCTATAATCATCTCATATTGCTGTAAAAATTGATTGTCACTATCCAAGAACGAATATGGAAATCAAAACATGTTTATTAGCTCTCCCCAATCTCGAGCTAAGTAGCACAGCAACACAGACATGACATAGACACATTTACATGTTTACTTACAAAAATGAAGGGCACGACAAGCCCTGTGACAAGTTAACAATTTTGATACATTAACTTATTATATGACGTGTATGGTCAATGGTGTATCTGTTTTCCTAAAATATGCAACACAAAGCAAGGATTGAAATCCATCCATTTAGTATTACATAGATATCAACATACAATTCAACACACAATAGCATTCTAAAGCATGCAATGCAATTGTGTGTCTTCCTTTACACTTTTCAAATCATATCTTGAGCACATACGTTGCACTAAAAGAATACAAAACGTTGTTATTGAGAAGATATTTCATCACATAAAATGATTCAGATTTCAGAAGGTTCAAGAAGTGTCACTGAAGTGTCCCATACCCCTAATACGAATCTAACTGTCTAATTAGGACACTTGAAAAAGTGTCGAACATGCTTTTGGAAGTGTTCGATGAGTGCAGGTATTCGACACCAGTGTCCAAAAACACCACTCATCTGTAGAAGTTTTCGTGCTGCTTACCTCTTAATGTCAGTTTTTTTTCGAAATTCTTCCCTCTCGTATTTTCTTAACGACGTGCTTATTTTTCCATCCCCATGCATATTAATGTACAGGGCACAACATTTTGAAGTCCATTCTAGAGTCATTTGTTACACAACGGTACGTAATCCCAGTTTCTAAAATGACACGCTTTCTTCGTGTATGTACCCGTGCTTCTTACCTCTTGAGCCATCGATTTTGTTTCAACATTCATGCTactcatcttttcttttctaaaaccAGTTTCTAAAATGACACGCTTTCTTCATGTATGTACCCTTGCTTCTTACCTCCTGAGCCATCGATTTTGTTTCAACATTCATGCTACTCATCTTTTCTCGatacacttaatttttcatcCTCTTGCATACCAACATAAATGGCACAAGATTTCTAAAGTACATAGCAACAAGACATAATTGACCCAATGTATAGTGGTCATTTTCTATAAAGGTGTTCAGCATAAAAGCTTTCAATCTAATACTCCCTGCATCCCAAAACTTTGGACCCTTTTCAGGAATCATAATTACTCTCTAAAATTAATGGTTTGACATTGCAATGGTGAATTACTGAATTAGcaacaagaacaaaaagttCAGCGATTGTAAAGTTGTGTAGGACACTTTTGGCACTAAATGGTGTGCAAGTTGGAATTGAGTGTTTTGGCTCCAAATTTAAAGTAATTTAACTGCCCGCCATAGTTACTCTCCCAACGACGGTTCTGACactaatgcaatttttttccttttttgattgTATAATGAGTAAGGGGAGGAAGGGCAAAAATGGAAATTTCTCAATTTTCCCTCTTTGACTATAGTCAAATCGGACAATTATTTTGGACCCCAAAACTTAAAACATGAACCACAATTTTGGGACGGCATGAGTAATGATTTCGTAAACGGAATTCCACATGGCCTTTTCTTAAACTGTGTTAGCATGTTCAAAAACATGTTaaacttgagttatcaaaaacatTTCCAAATCCAGATGTGTGAGTAACTtataaaatgaaacaaataacAAGGTACGTTCCCAAAAGAGTGCAAGATATCCATTTCACTACTCTCTACTCCTAAGCACTTTCAAACTGACATAATCAACAAGCTCTTTCTACCTTTCATTAGTAGATTCGCAAGGACATCAACTCCTGGGCAATCAGGTCAAAAACCTGAAAGTTGGCCTATAAAACTGGTCACTCGGTCAATTtgcaattgaaaataagtaaaacTTCAAAGCTGGTAACACAAGACATAGTCACTCAAAGTGATCAATCAGCTTAAGTAGTATAGAAACCAGGAGTTATATTGCATTGGTTAGTATACGTCGCAGAGATCAAACTCATATGGGAACAAATACAAAAGAAGATATAGGAATAAGGATTTCTACAAAGAGTAACCACGGTGTCTTCCTTAGGAGGTGAATTGAACAAGGGAATGGATTTCATACACAAAAAAGTAATCTTCATGATGCTATGCTACTAAAACTCAAGATATGTGACGCAGATCATCTCTGCAAATAATGTGCACACTTTCTCCTTTCTCTAACTCGTTTGGTAAATATGccatgtcattttccttttgcAGTACTCACAAGAGTTCACacagtttataaaaattaactTTTGCAACTAGTATTCCCTCTAATTTCCCAATTGAGTTGCTTTAGAGCACTCTAGTTATACAATGATCTAAGTTACTGTCCATATTTCAAACTCACCTTGACCAACATGCTGTCACAGATGCAGTTTAAAAGCAACAAGGAACAAAGAATCTTACACATTAGAGTCTTGATAACCTCATGTGTGATTCAAACCAGTCAAATATTTGCTGAGACTGCAAGCTAGTCATTTCATGATTAGCAAATGCAAGATTCAGTTCCTCCTCAATGTGATGGACTAAATCCAAATCTGGCAGAACAATTTTACTCTCCCTGAGAGCTGCTTTCAAGGGTAAAGCACGCCCATCAGCTCTCATAAAACCATTCTTGTCAATAAAGCCCTTGTCCCGGAACAGATCAAACAACTCCATTGAAGTGGTCTCATCAAGAGCTGGAATCCTATCAGATAAGAAATTTGGCGACAAGGGAAACTCCATGCACTTAATTTCTGCAGCGTCAATGCCTTCATCCTTCAAAATCCTGAGAAAATAATCAATCCTCCGCTTCCTAGCTTCATCTTTGGGCATGTGCACAAATATAGTAGGTGGGTAGTCCTTCATGATATCTATTTGATCAAATACACCTTCTGCAATCATTACTGCAATGCTACTAAACTTCACATCAGTCGCAAGCATAGAAACGAAGTACCCACCAGAAGAAGCCCCTAGAGCCACAAGAGGAAGCTTTTCAAGCTTGTGTTTCTCAACCCACCACATGATAATTCCTTTGACGATCATTCTTTCCTCCTTAAGTGACCAGCACCTCCCTGCACTTGAAATGGTAAGAACAGCAAACTTGCGAGCGAGGGCGTGAAGGACAATTAGCCTTTCCTCAGGCAAGCCAACACAGTTCGGACACTTAGGAGACATGTCCCAAAAATTAACAGCTCGGCCATTACAACCATGAGCTAAAAAGAGAACTGCCTTTGGCGAATCAGGTACTTGCCATATGATATCTGTTCCATTCCTGAATTCGATAGTCTGGTTAAATTGAGCAAAAGAGTCAAAACTATTCCACTTCTGCTTTATTACGCCAGTCGAAGAACCGGGTTTCTCCCCATCGTGTCGAAGCAACATTATCAAAGCTAAGAGTACTAGAGTCAGACATGTAAACAAAACCGGCACCCGGCGTCCCTCAATGCCACTCCATGACCTTGATGATTTGTTTCCACGCTTAAACATtgctggggaaaaaaaaaagaagaggaaattaCTATAACGGGTCATGCTAAGCAGCGGGTAAGGTTCACATAatggcaaaaaaattgaaattttgacaTGCTTTCTCATAGTTATGTACATTGATTACCCATTGTAACATACTTTGTACACTTTAACCACTCCAAATGGGATGTGGTTAGCGTTTCCCTACTATAATTTTTCTCAAATCCCTTACCtgaaaaaattatgaaacaAAAAATCATATGAAATGCAGTTCTTAATTTCATCATGGAGGTCAAACTGTATATGGTGCAGGGCTACAGTGCAATTGGATGGTGAGACTAAGTGTGATCTCGACATTTTAGTGAGATTTGATGAGAAAGGCAAAGgaaccaatcaaaaaatatcattttcgtACATTTCTCACCATTTCTGTCCAAATCATgcaatccaaatgagtgatttggtgagaaactCGAACCGTTTCTTTTCTTACCAAATCATTCAATCCAAAGGGGCCGTAAGTCAATCAAATAACGCACCTCATGAATTCGAAAGCATTTGGAATCAATTGAACTAATCCCCCATTTCAGTAATAAATCAAGTTAAATGATCAAAGGAAAGAGTCAAAATCATCACCCTTTCTCAACTGTGGGAAAATGCATAAACATGGAAATCAGAGTGCGCGCTGATATGAAAATTATAGTAGTTTCTCTGTGCGTACATATGTTTCAGATTCCAAAGAAAGCGAATAAAGGAGATACCTGATAGCTTTGATGGGGAAGAGAATTCGAAAACCCTATACCCAGATCAGATTCTACACCGGGTTTCTCCTTTGTTTCTTTCCCAAGATttaagggcccgattggatgcggtATGAGTTTTGGgtatattatttatgaaggggataaaatagtaaggggtattagttaagaagggaggacccacattgatgtgacatttatagagggtgtattaaaaagtagatggtttggatgatgtattagagaATGAGGATAAattaatacttggtttggatgaaggataaaTTTGGTGTATAAGGAAAGGTGTATGATGtcaaaagctgtcaaatgactcatttgcccttatgcagtgtataatttgattatttattacGTTAAACATATAATTATGAAATCCaacttttaatttaattttttcacaaataatcAATAATAAATTAGTTAAGTAAtataataatatttaaaaaattattttttaaacatatAATTCGTTTTTTGAATTAGTTAAATACCACCCACATGTTTCCATTTTTATAATAATATGAAAAATTCGTTTTTAAAATGggttattatattttgttttatttcattAATATTGGTTAATTTCATTATAAATAGCACTCATTATTCTTATCTCATCCCACATGTTTCCATTTAAATATCTAgttttacatttttgtttttttgcatcatttgaATGGCACACCGGGCTTGGAGCgagtaggaggaggaggagatgttGCAATTCTATACACACTCTTGTTTAGCAAAGATTTTTCATATtgttcatgtattttttttgtagctGAATCCACAAGTTAGACACATGAGGGACACGcaatttaccaataaaaatcgTTTGTCTAAAAAAAGAGTTATAGTAATGATCCAatgaagaaattcaaaattaacaaCTCGATTCCATTCAAGAAATAAACAACTCTTGTCGAATCACAAAATTTTGCTCAACATAAGACAATCTTCATTTCGAAATTCTCAAACTTATACTTACACCTTCATTCTGAATCGAATAAAATGTGCCAACAAAATACAACATATGAAACCTAAGAAAAAATTACAATGCTTCATCCTCTTCTTGGTCTTCCATTGCTTCTTTTTCCTGTAGGACTCGGTGGCGTGCTTGGATACGTGTCAAACAGTTGTTAACATTTGGCTCAGATAATTTGTAAGTTCAAAACTACTTTTTGAAGGACTAGTAGGCTGCAACATTAGTGCCCAATTTGACCTTTTAATGTTGCCCCGCCTAAGTTCTCAACACGTCTTTGAAaaatttatcatcatagccaaaaaTATCTGGATAAGTGCCCGATTGATACATCAAGCACAATCTTGGATACAGTTTGGAACCCAAAATGCATTCAaaccattaatttttttaacaaaaaaccTGATTCACACACGACAGTCAGTTTGAACCAAACATTGGCCATAACAGTATCAGCACCAGATTTTGTAAGTAAAAGGTGTATCCTGTTTGGACACAACAGCAACACAAACACCTCTTTGGATGCTAAAACCACAAACACACCTATTGGAACATACACACACGTACACCTGCTGCAAATCCCTCAAAAAATTGCACTAGAACAACCTCCAATCTCCATTAAAACTGCAGtttggacacacacacacatagagcaGTAGCAGCAGTTGCACTTGCATAGCAATGTGCAGTAAAACTGCATTCAAACCTCAAAATGTTTGAACCAAAAACTTGCTGCACACACaacaattaatttgaaaaaaaacccTGCACACTACATGCCGAAGTGTaaccaaaaactttccagaacagCAGCAACAGTCCAAAAACTTTCAGCAATCCAaaaacaacagcaacaacacaacacacacacacacagcagTCCAAAAACAGGTACCAATGCTGTTCTAAAGCAACCTTAGGCTTAGATCAAATATCATCACTGCCAAACCCACAAAACAGCCTTCTACATTGCAGAAAACAACATGCAGATCAAGAAAACAGGTTCCAAACCCATAGCTAGACTGGATTGAGCTTAGAAAAATTAATTCGGGAATCATagggtactcatggctgcaTCTAATGATACCCCGCCATGGTATCTACCTTAATTAATAATAGAATTGATTCATCATTGCCCATAAATAAAGAGAACACACACATTCATGCCCTTATACCTATTTTCTGAGTTTAGCATgctgttttttgaatttaacaTGTTGTTTTGTGTCCAGTGGCAACCACATACAGCCCTGCTGATGCACACACTCACAACAATAGGACGGTAAAATATATCTAAATCAGAGGGGCAGCCCAAAAACAGTCCAAAatcacaccacaacggtgcctGAAAACAGTAGCACACATTGGATgaggcacacacacacacacccatcaGAAAAAGCATGATCAAATACCTACTATACACACAAGCTTGAACCAAAAATCTGCCCCACTGGTTTTAAATCCAAAGTCACTTGAGAAGTGGGATTATGAGATCGGCAATACCTAACATGTTTTTTTGTGCCTTTTGGCTCAAATTACTTAACATCATAGCCAACTATACAACCTTTTCATAACCCATAAAAACTGCAGAAAAATGCATAACACAACACTTAGACAGCAGAAAAGTGCATGGTAAATGCAGAAAATAGCACTTAAACAGCAGAAAACTGCATGGTCACCGTAGAAAATATCGCTTCATAAGTAGAAAACTGCCCTCCAACAGAACAGAATAGCATGGTAACAGCAGAAAACTGCCCTCAAATAGAACAAAATAACATGGTAACAACCGAAAACAATATTGCCAATCAAATTTGGCTCAGCTTTTACAACATCATAGCCACCTGTAACACACACTCTCTTAACATAGCAATTGAACCACCAGCAGCAACAGCACAAACAGAAAGCTAAGCTAGTCATAGCTAGACCATATCCACCAATATATGTCAAACCACCTATCCTTAGGCTCAGAACaaatatcatcatagccaatcCACTAATTTTACCAACTAACCTGTTGTTCATGGGGTTTTTTAACCAACAAACCACTGAATTTTCAACCATCAACCAAGACTTAACTTGGACAAAAAATCTGCCATTTTTTTAACCACAAAATCTGCACTTTTGAACCAAAAACCTGCTGCACACACAACACTTAACtgagcacacacacacacagcttGCCAATTGCATGGTAAACCCAGAAACAACACAAAACAGCAGAAACACCAAAGTCTAAGACATCAAACTAAGGCtgtctttactctttaccaTTCCTAAGAACCTGCCAACACTTGTCATAGCCATTCATAACCAAAAACTGCACAAGACAACATACTCAACTCAGAAATAGCAGGAAATAGCATGCTAAACTGGTTTATCCTGCCAGAACAAAAGCAACAACACAAGAATTTTCACCAGTCCCGAAACAACTTCAGCAGCAGCacataacacacacacacacacacacacacacacacacagtagtCCAAAAATAGTTGAATGGAGTTTAAAAGCAACCTTAGGCTCAGATCAAATATCATCACAGCCAAATCCACAAATACTTGGCTCAGCTTGTAACACATCATAGCCACCAAATTGGTTATGCATTTCCATAATAGCTTGGTAACAGCAGAAAACAGCATGCTAAATCAAACTGCAGTAAAGCTAAACAGAAAACAATGTCCAAAACTGTAGCAGCCCTATGCAGTTTAGCATGTTGTCCAGTGGGCTCAGAAAAGTATCAAGAAAACAGGagggtactcatggctgcaacAAAAGTTACCCCGCCAAGGCACTACCTTCATTTACATTGTAATTGTTTCATCATTGCCCTATTAGGGGTACCGAATCACCCATAACCTGTCATTGAACATAATTACAATTAATTAACCATATTTGCCATAAATTGAGTGAACAAAAGTAAAGTAAGAATACATGGTAATGTCATCATGTCATCATAAACCATTACAAAGTACTTAGTTACACAAAAAATTCCCACCGTGCAATTACTTAAGCATATTGCCCCATACTTAATTACGCAAACATTATCCCATCGTTCTTAGTTTTCTTAGTGCTCATACATCATAAACTTCTTAGTTACACAAAAAATTGGTACCATTAGTCAAAAAAGTAGTTAGTTA
The sequence above is drawn from the Rhododendron vialii isolate Sample 1 chromosome 6a, ASM3025357v1 genome and encodes:
- the LOC131329918 gene encoding uncharacterized protein LOC131329918 — protein: MFKRGNKSSRSWSGIEGRRVPVLFTCLTLVLLALIMLLRHDGEKPGSSTGVIKQKWNSFDSFAQFNQTIEFRNGTDIIWQVPDSPKAVLFLAHGCNGRAVNFWDMSPKCPNCVGLPEERLIVLHALARKFAVLTISSAGRCWSLKEERMIVKGIIMWWVEKHKLEKLPLVALGASSGGYFVSMLATDVKFSSIAVMIAEGVFDQIDIMKDYPPTIFVHMPKDEARKRRIDYFLRILKDEGIDAAEIKCMEFPLSPNFLSDRIPALDETTSMELFDLFRDKGFIDKNGFMRADGRALPLKAALRESKIVLPDLDLVHHIEEELNLAFANHEMTSLQSQQIFDWFESHMRLSRL